The DNA window TCGATGGGACGGATCGCACCGGTCGCAATGACCTTGAGCAATTGCCCGAGGTTGTCTCCGTCGACTGGCCTCACCCCGGCAAGCGCCTCGTACAAGATCACTCCCACCGCCCAGACATCCGAGCGCGCGTCGATGTCCTTCTCGCCAAAAACCTGCTCCGGCGACATGTAGTAGGGCGTGCCCAGCATCGCCCCCGTGCGAGTGAGCTCCGCCGACTGCGCCGCCTCGGGTCGCTTGACGTCCAGCTTCGCAATCCCGAAGTCGAGGACCTTGGGCGTCATGCGCCCGTCTGGCGTCCGCGCCAGGAAGATGTTGTCGGGCTTGAGATCTCGATGAACGATCCCCGCAGCGTGCGCCGAGCCAACCGCGGAGATCACGGGGAGCATGATCGGCGCCAGGGCGGACAACGGGATGGCCCGTTCTCGCTCGAGCTTCTGGCCCAGAGACTCCCCACCCAACAGGTCCATCACCATCACTGGGGAGCGGTCGTCTTGGAGGAAGATGTCGTGGATGCGGATCACGTTCGGGTGATCCACAGCCATCGCAGCCCGCGCCTCGCGCATGAACCGCCTGACCGCAGCGGTGTTCTGTGCTGCTTCGGCCTTTAAGAATTTCAGCGCGACCTGATTGCGCGTGAGCTCGTGGGTCGCAGACCACACCGAGCCCATACCGCCCTCGCCAATCATGCGCTCGAGCCGATATCGCCCCGCGATGACCGTCCCCGGGCAAAGCTCCCCCGACATCTGCAGGCGTATGTTACTCGGTCCCGCACTGGGTGGCGAGCCGTGTCTAGAAGCGCAGGCCTTGGGGCTTCGCGACCCAGCCCGTGCTGCCGCCATCGTAGGGGGGCGCCGAGGGATCGGGGCGCGTGAGCGCGTAGGTCAGCGCGACGCCTCCAGCGACCACGGCGCCCGCGCTCACCCAGAACCACCAGCGTTTGGTGAGCGGGACTTGCTCGAGCGTGAGGCGCGCGCGCAGATCCGACTGCTCACCCGCGCTCACCGTGATGACCGTCTCCGACTCCCCGTAGCCGGCCTTGCGCACCACCACCTTGTGCGTGCCCGCCGGGCGGAGCACGTCCACCGGAACCGGGCCGATGTCCTGCCCATTCACGTTCACGAGGGCGTCGGGCACGTTCGCGGACACTCGGAGCGTGGCCGGGAGCTTGGAGAGCTCCAGGGATAGGGCAGGCTGCCTCCCGGAGGAGAAGGTCTTGTTCACCACCACGTCGGCGAAGCCCTTGCGGGTCAGGGTGATCACGTGGACGCCAGGGTCGAGGACCAGCTCGATTTCGGCGGCCGGCGCCAGTCGGCCCTTGCCCGGCGGCAGGACGCCTGCGATCAGAGTCGGCCGCTTGCTCGGCCGGTCGTCGACCGCCAGTGGACGACCATCCACCACGATCGTGACCTGGGCGGGGTGGATCGTCACGGCAACGTACGAGAGCAGCGTCGACTCGATCTGATCGACGAAGCCCTTGGCATCCGCAGCCAGGTTGGGCGGGAGCTCGGCACCCGGACGCTGCTCGGCCAGAGCCCGCAACAAGGTCTTGCGCGCCAGCGCGTAGTGGCTCATCGCCCTCTGACAGGCCCCCACGTTGAACGTCGTGACGGGGTGGGGTCGCGCGAGCTCGGAGGCTTCGAAGGCGGACAACGCCTCCCCCCACTGCGCTGCCTTGACCAGCTCCACTCCGCGCTGGAAGTCCTGACGCGCCCGAGTCGTCTTCGGGTCTTCCGCCGCGGTCGGAGCGGTCGGCGCCTCGTCCGCGCGGCTCGCGCTGGACCAGAACGGCACAGCCATCACGATCAGAGCGATAGAACGTTGCACGCCAGAGCGTCGACCCATCAACCTACCCTACCCGTCGTGTCGGGGCGATTCTCGCACGGGTCAGCAGCCTGCGCAGCTACTCACTCCGAGCGGCGCGTCAAAGAGCGGACGGCTTCGGCGCGGAACCTCCACGCCAGGCCCCCTTCTCCACGAGTGGCGGGCGCCCCACGTCGGGCCATTCCGGGCACCAACTCCGGAAAAACGCATCGATGGTCGGACCGGTGGGGCAGGGCGGCGGAGAGAACTCGTCAGCGGGTGTGAGCGCTTCGCCGACTCCGGCTCGAGCCACCGGCGCGGCCCTGAGCACGGGGACCACGGGCACGGGCAGTCGCTCGAGCCGCGCGTGGGTCACGAACGCCCGCTGGTGGCCGAGCGCGGCGAGCGCAACCAGACACACAGCGCCGACGCTGAGTGATGCAACGGAGAAACGAGAGAGGGTGAATGGCAACATGCGGGTGAGACCCGCGAGCGCGCGCGGAGTTAGGCCGACGCGCGGGCAATCAATGTCCCACCCGATGGGGAACCGTTCGTCGCCGCGCGGTGTCGGCTGAGCGGATGTGAAGCCAGGTCTGCCGGCTCGAGCGACACCTTGCGCACGTGCCGCCAGCGACCCACTGTGTCGTTCACGAGCGCCACACTGAGGTTGCAGCGCTCTACCCGCCAAAGCCCGTGACCCGATCGGTGTCCTACCTTCACCGCCGGCTCGGATGCGGAAGAAGGAACCCCATGAACGCACCGCTCGAGACCCAAGCCCTGTTCGCGAAACTCGCGGTCGGCGACGCCGCCGTCCTGCTCGGGGTCCAGCTGGTGCCGCTGCTCTTGTCAGAGTCCGACGAGCAGGCGGACGCCTTGCTACTCGAGGAGGGCATCGCTTCGGGTCAGACCCAGGTCAACGAGATTGGCGAGGGCGGCATCGTGGGTCAGGTGCGTGTGCTGCACCGCGGCGTCGTTCCACTGCTCGTGCTGCAGGGGGAGCAGATCCTCGGCGCCAAGCAGAACCGCTCCTTCAACTCCAGCTTCCTGGTCGAGCCGGGGGAGGAGGTGGTGCTGCCGGTGAGCTGCGTGGAGCAGGGGCGCTGGCGCCACACGACCCACAGCTTCGTGGCGGGGGCGACCACGCTGGCGCCGGAGATCCGCGCGCGCAAGCTGAAGCGCGTGAGTGAATCCATCCGCATGTCCGGCACCTACGACTCGGACCAGCGCAGCGTCTGGGCGGACGTGAGCGAGTACATGGAGGCCACGGGCACTCAGTCCATCACCAGCGCCTACGAGGACGCTCGCAAGCAGCGCGGCGAAGAGACCGAACAGGCGCTGAAGAGCCTCGAGCCGTTACCGGGACAGGTTGGCCTCGCGGTCGTACGCGACGGCCGCGTGGTGCTCATCGATCTCTTCGGCTCGAGTCGGCTCTTCGCCCGGGCGTTCCAGAAGTGCCTGCGGGGGACGCTCGCTGATCTGCCGCACGAACCCGGGAAAGACGCAGAGCACGCGGCGTCCGCTGCGGACACCGTCCGCGCAGCGCTGCGAGAGCTCGGCTCTGCCGAGACTACCCGCATGCGGTCGCCCACGAACAGCGAGACGCTCACGGGGAGCTCGGGCCGCGTCACGTACGCGGCGGCAGTCTGGAAGGGCGCAGTGTACCACTGCGCGGCGGCGGGGTGAGACTTGCGCCTTCAGCGCTTCGCCAACACGCGCAGCCGCTCGACGATCTTCACCATCGCGAGCGTGTCCAATTGGCAGTAGTCCAGGAGTGCACGCCGGAGCTCGGTTCGCTCTGCCTCCGGCATCTCAGAGCCGCGCAGCAACAGGCGCTCGAGCTCGACGGTTGCGGAGCCGCCGTCCTGAATGGCCAAACCCCCGTAGCTGAGCTCCGGCACCAGCGCCGACAGCACGAATCTTAGCCCGAACCTACCGCCGAAATCAGGGTGGTAGACGTGCTCGCGCACGATCGGCAGCAGATCCAGGACTCGACGCTCGCTCTTTCGCAGCTTGCCGTCGAGGTGTGGAGCGAGCTCGCGTAGCTCTCGGATGCAGCCCCGCTCGAAGCCCGCGTTGTAGGCCACGATGGTCTTTGCGCCCCGGAGTGCGTGGACGAGCGCCTCGGCCAGGGCCGGCCGCGGATCGCCTGCGCCCTCGGCCAGCCACTCGTGGTGACGGAGTCCTCCGCTCGATTCCTCGACGTGACACGAGAACTGGACCGGCACTCCATCGTAGGGACGACAGCCCTCCCGCGGCATCGCTCGCTGGATGTGCCCAGCGGCGAATTCAGCCAGCGCTGCGTCGTGCAGCGCGCCTCCGGCGGGGCGGGCAACCTGGGCTGGAGAACGGAAGCTGCAAGCGGCAGAGCCATCGGCGTAGGGACAGTCTGAACACGCTGCGCCTGCGAGCCAAGCCGAGCCGGGACACGGAATGTCCTACTGGACGAACGTGTATGTGGAGCTCGGGCCACTTCGCGACGGGGGCACGATCACGCTGACCTTCTCTGACCCTGGGTTCCTCGATCATGGACCGCGCGTAGCAACCGGCACGTAGGAGTCCGCCGTCGATGATCGATAGCATCTTCGTGAGCAGCCGCTTCTGCGTCACCTCGAGGCCGAAGTACGGTGACTGTCGATGCGCCAGCGCGAGCCTTCGTCGGATCCGGCGGCGGGGTCGGAGCGCGGCAAGCCTGGCAACGCACGCCTCGCTTGACTCGCTCGCGCACGCGGCGTTCGCTGCCCCCACAATGGCTACGAAGAGGGCGCCTCCGATCCAGCTCACCGACGCCTTGGTGGCGGAGGTGGAGGCCCACGTGCGGGCGGAGCGCTTCGTCCCGAACAAGAAGCTCTTGCGCGGCAAGTTGTCGCGGCACGACGAACTGCTGTTGCTGGAGAAGCTCGCCGTACGCGGCCTCGAACGCACGACGAAGGGCGTACGGACGCCCCTCGCCGATCAAATCAAGGCGAGCGTCGAGGACGCGACTCCCATTCCGTTCGCCGCCTTGGCCAAACGCGTGAGCGGCGCGACCGCGGCCGAGCTGAAGCGGACCTCCCTCGAGCTCATCGCCGCCGACCAACTCGTGCTCGTGGCGGGCCTGCGAACCGACGAGATCGCGCTACCGGGAACGGATTTGCTCGCGCTCGCGGAGGTCGACACTCTCCGCGCCCTCGCCAAAATGCTCCCCAAGCTCGTCGCCCGCGTACGACCTCGCAAGGGAATGCCCCCAAGGACACTGACGCGGGCGGAGGCGCGAAGCCTGCTCGAGCCCCTCATCGGAATCCTTTCTTCACCTGACGACGTCCGCGACTTGCCCGCCGAGCATGTGCTCGACCTCCTCACGCGGCTCGAACAAGCCCGAGGCCGCTCCGTGTTCGTTCCAGATCTGGTCCGCGCGCTCGCACCCCCACACGCGCCTGCCCTCGCCCACGACAGGCTGCTTGCGCTGGCTCGCGCCGGCCGCATCGAGCTTCGGCCGGAGAGCGGCGTCGGCAACCTGTCCGCTTCCGATCGCGCGCTCTGCCCATCCGACGTCCACGGAACCGTGATCTCCTACGCTCGAGTGATCCCGAGGGGGCACATGAGGGGCCCCTTCGATTTCGAACACGCCGATCCGTGGGGCAGCGAGATCGTCGATGTCGAGTCGCTCAACTGCCACGTGAGCGACGCCGTCATCGCCCGGATCGAGGACGTGCGTCGCGCCGCACCGCGTGGCCCGCGCGAGCTGCACTCGAGCACGGTCCTGGGATTGGGACCGGCGGGCTCTGGCAAGACCCACCTGTTCGTGCGGGTGCGCCGCAAGCTCGGCCCGCTCGCGGCCTTTGTGCTCGTGCGCCCCGAGATCGGCATCGAGGCGACCCCACGACACGTGCTGACGCAGGTCGTCGACTCACTTCAGCATCCTGCGTCTGGAACCACTGACCGCCAGCTGGACGTGATCGCAGCGTCCATGCTCAGCGTGGTGTCGGGCGAGCGGGTAGGCCCTCACGTGCTGCTCGAGCAGATGCGCCAGCGTGACGAGCGCCTGCGGGAAGACCTGATCGAACGCGCGACGACCCACCTCGAGAGTTTGTACCCGGAGGTGTGGACCGACTACCTGGAGCGCTTCTTGCGCGCCCCATTCTTGCCAGCACCGGACCGACGGGCTGCGAACGCATGGCTCGCCGGTCGCGAGATGAACGACGTGCAGCTGAGTCGGCTCGGCGGCGGCGCGAGCCTCACTGACGCTGATGTTCTGCCAGCGCTGCGGGCACTCGCCGTCGTCGCTGCCCACGGCGCACCCATCGTGCTCGTGTTCGACCAGCTGGAGAACCTGGTGACCGCGGATCGGCAATCGTCACGCATCGCGGCGCACGGGAATCTGATCAGTGAGCTCCACGACACCGTCCGAGGACTGGTGATCGTTCAGCTTGCGCTCGACGCCGAGTGGGACCGCAATATCCGCCCAAAGCTCGCCGCCTCCCACCGTTCGCGCGTCGAAGCCAAGCTCCTCGAGCTCTCGCTTCCCACTGCTGACCAGCGCGAGGAGCTCGTCCGAGCTTGGCTCGATCGGCTGTCAGCGGCGGAGCGAACCGAGCCGTTCCCTTGGCCATTCACCACCGAACAAATCGACACTTGGCGCGCCGCCGAGGTGATGACCCCGCGCATGTTGATGCTCTCGTGTCGCGACCTATTTCACCCGTCGCCCTCGGCTTCCGGTCCGGCGGGGGAAGCGGCTCTCTCCCCGGTGGAGTCACCCCCGAATACCAACGTCGACGACCGTTTGTCCGAGCTCTGGGCCATCCATGTCGCGCGCGGACGGGCCGAGCTTCAGGACATCGCGTCCGATGGACGCGGGCTCGATGCCGAGCGTCTGGCGAGTGCGCTGATGGTGGCGGCTGAGCTGGCGGGGCTCAACCCGTCTACGACCACCGACAGGATCACACGCACCGTGACGCTGGGAAACGCGGACCGGGAAATCCGCATCGTGCAGCACCCGCACCCGCGCTCCGTTGCGGCGGCGCTCCAGCACGCCGCCGCCCTGGATGCTCCGGCACGCTCGGTGATCGTGCGCGAGCACAACCTGGCCTTCCCACCGACCTGGACGAAGGTGGAGGAGTATGCGAGGGAGGCCACCGCCCGTGGTGCCGCCTGGAGCTGGCTGGCGGCGGAAGACTCCGCTCGGCTGATCGCACTGCACGATTTTTTTGCCGCGGGGCGCTCGCAAGATCTCGCCGGCTCCGACGGCCGATCTCTCGAGTTCGAGGTGGTCGAGAGCTGGGTGAAGCAGTGTCTTGCCTGGCGCGAGTGGCCCTTCGTGCGCGCTGTGCTCCTCGGCCACGACTCGGCAGAATCGGAGCGCGAGCCAGCACTGGATGCGCACGCGCCGCGCGCGGCGGACACGACGGTTCCGTTCAATGCCGATGCTCCTCCGACCCCAACCCTGGTCGTGCTTCGCCGCTTGCGCGTCGCCAGCGTCGAGCGGCTCTTGCGCGAGGTCCGGCACATCGATCCACGGGCGACGGCGGCAAGCGTCGCAGAAGACTTGCTGCGGGGCGGGCCCAAGGTCCGCTGGTATGGCCGACGTCTTTGTGTCTTCGTGGAGCCCGGGCCATGACGGCGCTGACGGTCACCGAAGTACGCAACGCGCTCCGCTGCCCGCGCGTGTTCGCCCTGGGACGGCGCTTTTCCAAGCGAGTGGTGTTTCCCGTCGGTGCCTCGGCGCTCGGCTCCGCATTTCACCGCATCGCGGACCGATTCGCAGCGAATGTCACGCAGCTGCCAAAACGTTTCGAGACGCTGCCCACCTCGGCACCCGCAGATGAGCTGGCGGATGCCATCGAAGGGCTGCTCCTCCGCCAGCTGGTCCACGAGCTCGATCGCAACCCAACCTACCGGTCGATGCCCAGCGAGGTTGACGATCTCGCCGAGGCTCTCCGCGCGTACGGCGGCTACCTGGCGCAGCGCATCGCCCGGCGCCCCGGCAGCGTCGCTGACGTGCTGCGGCGATTTCTCCACGGCGCGGAGGTCACCGTCCAGTGGGAGCTGTCTACCCCCGCGGGCACGGTGCAGCTATCCGGTCGCATCGACGCGATCCACGCGCCGGACGAACACTCCTACGAGGTCGTCGAGTACAAACTCACCGACGAGTCCACGGAGGAGCTCGACCGAGCTCAGGTGGCGCTTTACCGCCGCATGCTCCAGCGAGATCGGGAAGCAGTGCCGATTATCTTGCGGTTTGGGCCCGGACTCGTGACGACACGGCTCGAACCTCAGGCCGCCGACGACTGGGTGGAACGCGAGCTCATACCGTTGCTCGGTGAGATGGCCGGCTGGGTAGCGAAGCCGGAGAGCGCCCCCGCGACGAAACGGACTGATCTGTGTCCCTCGTGCCCACTGCGAGCCGAGTGTGTCGCGCTGCACCGCGACGCCGTCCCGCCCCGGGACGATCCGCCCGCTAACGCATACCGCCCCCGGCCGAGCCCAACCGGCGACGTCGAACTGCCAACACGCGAGGCGCCAGGCGCACCCGAGGGCGCGCGGGCCCCGGCAGATCGCGATGCGTTGGCCGAGGCCTCCCGACTTGTCGAGCGCGTCGTGCAACTGTACGCGGATCAAGGTGTCGAGGCGACCGTGCGCCAGCCACCTCGGGTTGGGTCTCGGCTCATTCGCGTCGAGGTCACACTGAACCGCGGCAGCATCAAGGAGCTCGACCGCGCCAGTGTCGACGTGCTGCACCACCTGGAGGCAGATCACGGTATCTCGGCGGACTACGCGCATTTCGGCGCCCGCCGCGTCATCGACGCGCAGCGGAGCAAACCTGGTTCGGTGCGCCTGTCGCCGCTGCTCGGACGGTGCCGAGAGTGGCTGAGCGCTCGGCCCGGGCGTTTTGTCCTCGGCGAAGACGTGGAAGGCGAGCCTCTGCGTGCGGATCTGTCTGACCCCACCTCGTGCCACCTGTTGATCGGCGGGACGACGGGCAGCGGAAAATCGGTGCTGCTCCGGTCGATCGCCGCCGGCCTCGTCCAGTATCAACCGCCGTCACTGATTCAGCTCATGCTCGTCGATCCGAAGCGTGTGACCTTCGGCTCGGTCGAGGCTGGCCTCGGACCGCACCTTGCGCGCCCGGTGTGTTTCGACGCGGCTGAGTCGGTGGGGATCCTGACGGACCTCGTGGCAGAAATGGAGGACCGCTACCAGCGCTTCGCTGCGCAGCGCGTCGAACACATCGACGACTTCAACGCGGCGGCCGCTGCGAACGACAGGCTCCCGCGCTACGTGCTACTCATCGACGAATTCCAGGATCTGCTCGCGAGCAAGGACACCAAGGACGAGTTCTTGGCATCCGTCCAGCGCCTCGGCGCAAAGGCTCGCGCCGCCGGGATCCACCTGGTGCTCGCGACTCAGCACCCGGATCGAAAGACCGTTCCGGCCGCCATCAAGGTGAACATGACCGGCAAGATCGCGCTCAAGGTGCATCAGGCCACGGACTCGCTCGTGGTGCTGGGGGCGCGAGGCGCCGAGAAGCTGCTCGGCAATGGCGACCTCTTGGCGGACCTCGGGCGGAGCATCGTGCGCGCGCAGGGGGCGTTGCCCTGATGTCACACGGGCCGTCGCGCTACCATTCCCTGTGTGTCCGGCCGGGGAATCGGCTTGCGACGCGCGCTTTCCGAATCCGACTTGACGCGCGGCTCTCCTGAGCGCGCCATCGCTCCGCCGCCCCCGTGATCGCGATCGCGATCGCCCGCCCCAGCCCCGATCGCGATCGCCTTCCCAGGGCTGGATCCCGCTGCTTTTCCCCCCGATCGCCCCAGGCACACCGGCTGCAAAGGCCTCCCCTCGAAGGAGACCTGAAGTCAATGTCCAGCCGAGTCACCACCGATACCTCCGTCGCCATGTCCCTCGCCGATCTCGCCAAGATCGAGGACGAACGCATCGAGCAAGAACAGACCACCCGAGCCCGAGCCCGCGAGCAGCGAGCCCGCGAACAACGCGAAGCAGCAGCTCGACGCCTGGCGGAGGAAGCAGCAGGGCTGGCCGCGGCCGCGGAGGAGCAGGCCCGACGAAATCGCGAGGCAGTGACCGAGAAGGCGCGCGCCGAAGCCCGAGAACGCGCGGCCGCCGACGTCGCGCGCATCGAGGCCGACGCCCGCGCCCGCCTGGAGCTCGAGAACGCCGCGCGCGCTCATGAGCTCGCGTCCCTGCGTGTACGACGCGAGACCGGGCGGCGCCGGCGCGAGTACGTGCTCGGCGCTGCGCTCGCGCTCTTGGTTTCCGTGGGGGCCGTGGCGGCCTACGACGCGAACCAACGAATCACAACGCGGGAGCGCGCCAGCCTGGAGCTCAAAGAGCGGGAGCACGCGCTGATCCAAGAGCACAACGACGCCAAGCGTACGGATCTCGCGGCCCTCGACCGCCGGCACGCGAACCTCCTGGCACGACCGCTCTCGGACAAGGCCGCGAGCGAGCGGGACACCGCCGCCGCCGCGCGCGCTGGACTCGACGCCCGCTCGCCGGGACAGGACGGGCTGCGCGCCTTCGGTGATGCACTGGATGCACTGCAGACCCGCGTCGAAGGTCTCGAACGACTCTCGGCTCTCGAACACCGACACGCCGATCTCGCAAGCTGGGCCTCGAGCGTGAGGCGAACGTCCGCGCTGCAAGACGTACAGAGTGCGGCGTTGGCGGCAAGAAAACCCGGGGCAGGCCCCGACGCCCTGGTTGCCTACGAACGAGCCCTCGATGCGGCTCGCCCGAAGCTCGGTGAGCGCGCGGGTCAGGCCGGACCTCTGGTCACGAACGAAACCACCACGACCGGACGCACCTGCCGCGAAGGGGATCCCGGCTGCGGCCTCGACGGCAGGCCGCTGTTCTGAAGCGCGCTTCCGCGGAGCGGGCGGTCATGGCAACCTGCCTTCGATCATGACCGGCGACGCGTCGAGCACCGTCGAGCACCGCGGACCCTCTGCGCCCCGAGCCGGAGTGCGCCGACCGGTGCTCGTCTGTGCGTTCCCGCGGCCTCTCGCGCTCACGCTGCCGGACTCCGGGAGCACCGTCGGGCGCGAGTGGCTGGCCTCGAATGGGCTCGCCGACAGCGAGGTCTCCGGGGCTCACATCAAGTTCGACCGCGCGGGCGGTGTGCTGAAGATCGCCGACGCCGGCTCGCGCAACGGGACCTGGATCAACGGCTGCAAGCTCGCCAAGGGCGAGCTGACGCCGATGGATGATGGAGCGACGCTGCGCCTCGGGAATACGCTGTTCGTGTTTCGCGAAGGGCTGAGCGGACCGCTCGAGCCCGCAGCACCGGTCGGTGAGCTGGTGGGTCCCTTTGGTCTGCGCAGCGTGGCCGACGCCATCACCGCGCTCGCAGCGAGCAAACCGGGCAACGTGCTCGTCGAAGGCGAGACCGGCACGGGCAAAGAGCTCGTGGCGCAGGCGCTCGCCGCCGCGTTCGGACGCGCTCAGAAGGTGGCGGCGGTGAATGTTGCCGGTGTCGCCCGCGGGGTGTTCGAGTCGCAGATGTTCGGGCACGTGGCCGGGGCGTTCTCGGACGCCAAGACGGCGTCGAGCGGCATCGTCGTCGCTCACGACGGAGGCACGCTCTTCCTCGACGAAATCGGCGAGCTGAGCCTCGAGCTACAGGCGAAACTGCTGCGGTTGCTCGAGAATCGAGAGGTCTTGCCGGTGGGCGCGGGGCGACCGGTGAGCGTGGACGTGCTGGTCGTCGCCGCGACCCATCGGCACCTCGAAGAGATGGTCGAGCGTGGCGAGTTTCGTCGCGATCTGTTCGCACGCCTGGCCATGGCGCGCATCCGGGTGCCAGCGTTGCGCGAGCGGAACGAAGACCTGTTCAGCATCACGCAGGCACTGACCGCGCGAGCGGGCGCCGGAAGACTGACGGCGGCGGAGGTCGAGGTCGAGGCCATCGAGCGACTCCTGCTCGAAGCTTGGCCGAGCAACGTGCGGGAGCTCGACGCCTTGCTCGCCGCGGTGCGCCGTGTCGATCCGGAACCCGGCCTCAGGCTCTGGTCGCTCGAAGAGGTGACGGGTGAGCGTTCGACGAACAAGACTGCACTGACGCGTGAAGTAGTGGATGAAGCCGTCGACGCCGCGGGCGGCAACGTGACCGCCGCCGCGAGCAAACTCGGTGTGTCACGCGGCAAGCTGCTTCGCCTGCTCGGTCGTAGCAAGAAGGGCTGAAGCTCAGAGCGACTTCGCGCAGCGGAAGCCCACGGCCCAGCTGCGAGCTGAAGGGGCGCTCGCCTTGCGACGGGCCGCACGCACATCCCGGCTCTCGACCGTGTCCCAGCCTCCGCCGCGAATGACGCGACGCGAGTCACCGCACTCCGGCTCGCTGTACGGGCAGTAGTGGCTGCTCGTCCATTCCCAGACGTTGCCTGCGAGATCGAACACGCCTTGCGGTGTTGCACCGAGCTTTCGGCTGCCCACCGCAGCCGTCGACGGATCACCGTCGTCGTCGGCGTACATCTTCGGGTAAGGCTGGCCCTCGAACTTCGCGCGCTCGGCGGTGAGCAATCGGCTGCATTCACCGTCGCAGGCGTTGAGCCGTTCGCCGGACGGCGCCGCCTCACCCCACGGGTAGGTGCTCGAGCCTTCCCCTCGAGCGGCGAACTCCCACTCGGCTTCGGTGGGCAGCCGCTTGCCGACAGCCTCGCAGTAGGCGTTCGCGCTCTGCCACTCGATGCAGTTGACGGGGTGATCGGTACGCTCGGGTCGATTGCAGAATTGACTGTAGAGGGTGACGCCGTTCGGGGTCAGCTCCTCGCCGACCGGGCTCGTTGCGAGGCTCGAGCAGGATGCACACGCCCGGTACGCGCCGAGGGTCACCTCCGTCGCGTCCAGGCAGAACGCCTGCAGCTTCACCTCGTGAGCGGGGAGCTCGTCGCCAGGAGTATTTCCCTCCGCCGCCGAGCCCATGCGGAACTTGGCGGCGTCGATCCGCTGCATGCCGGCCGGACACACGAGCGCGCCCCGCGCCCCGCCAGCTGCCGACAGCGCGAACGCCGCTGCGATGCCCGACGCCACGAGAGCCGTGAGCACGACCACGCGCCGCCGTGACAACGACCGCTTCTTGAGCGCCACCGGCGCGTGGCTGAGGGTGAGGGCTGCCGGCGCGGGCCGCTCCGGCGCGGACGCGTCCAGCGTCGAGGCGAGGCCCACATCAAGGGCGGTGTCGGACGTGACCCGGACGATGTCGACCTCGGTCTCCAGCCCGAGCGCCTGAAACGCATCCACCATCTCGCGGGCGGAAGCAAAACGTCCGTCGGGATCGACGGCGAGGGCCTTCGCAAAAAAATCATCGATGTCCCCGGGCAATCCGGCCCGCAGTGTGCTCGGCGGTGGGTACTTCCCTTCGAGCACGGCGGAGCCCACCGCCACGAACGAGCCACCCCCGAACGGTCGCCGCCCGGTCAAGGCTTCGTACAGAATGACACCGAGGGACCAGAGATCCGAACGCAGGTCGACGTGTTTGCTGCCCTCGATCTGCTCCGGGCTCATGTACGGCGGGGAGCCGATGATGGCTCCGGTCTCGGTCAGCGCGTGGCTCGCGCCGGGGACCTGCGTTTCGCCGAGCAGCTTCGCGATCCCGAAGTCCAGGACCTTGGCAAACACCGGGTAGTCCGGGCTCGCTGCCAGCAGGAACACGTTGTGTGGTTTGATGTCGCGGTGCACGACGCCGCGCTCGTGGGCCGTGCCGAGCGCGCCGCCCACTTGCTGCAACAGCACCAGCGTCGTCGCCAGGCTGAGACGTCCGCCCTGCTCGAGCAGCTCGGCGAGGGTGAAGCCTTCGAGCAGCTCCATCACGATGAACGGCACCGTGCCGTCGAGGGTGCCGTAGTCCATCACCTTCACGACGTGGGGATGCGCGATGCGCGCCGTCGCCCGGGCCTCGATCTCGAAACGCGTGACCAGCGCGGGATCGGCCGCGACTCGCTCGGG is part of the Myxococcales bacterium genome and encodes:
- a CDS encoding SUMF1/EgtB/PvdO family nonheme iron enzyme, encoding MGVVWAARHEALDTDVAVKLIRPERVAADPALVTRFEIEARATARIAHPHVVKVMDYGTLDGTVPFIVMELLEGFTLAELLEQGGRLSLATTLVLLQQVGGALGTAHERGVVHRDIKPHNVFLLAASPDYPVFAKVLDFGIAKLLGETQVPGASHALTETGAIIGSPPYMSPEQIEGSKHVDLRSDLWSLGVILYEALTGRRPFGGGSFVAVGSAVLEGKYPPPSTLRAGLPGDIDDFFAKALAVDPDGRFASAREMVDAFQALGLETEVDIVRVTSDTALDVGLASTLDASAPERPAPAALTLSHAPVALKKRSLSRRRVVVLTALVASGIAAAFALSAAGGARGALVCPAGMQRIDAAKFRMGSAAEGNTPGDELPAHEVKLQAFCLDATEVTLGAYRACASCSSLATSPVGEELTPNGVTLYSQFCNRPERTDHPVNCIEWQSANAYCEAVGKRLPTEAEWEFAARGEGSSTYPWGEAAPSGERLNACDGECSRLLTAERAKFEGQPYPKMYADDDGDPSTAAVGSRKLGATPQGVFDLAGNVWEWTSSHYCPYSEPECGDSRRVIRGGGWDTVESRDVRAARRKASAPSARSWAVGFRCAKSL